One window of Manihot esculenta cultivar AM560-2 chromosome 17, M.esculenta_v8, whole genome shotgun sequence genomic DNA carries:
- the LOC110605108 gene encoding beta-galactosidase 8 yields MGSKTTLVLALLIVLIFTCYCFEWGLCGTVSYDHRALVIDGKRRVLQSGSIHYPRTTPEVWPDIIRKSKEGGLDVIETYVFWNYHEPVRGQYYFEGRFDLVKFVKTVQEAGLLVHLRIGPYACAEWNYGGFPVWLHFIPGIHFRTTNEPFKEEMKRFLGKIVNLMKEENLFASQGGPIILAQVENEYGNVEWAYGAAGELYVKWAAETAVSMNTSVPWVMCQQKDAPDPVINTCNGFYCDQFTPNSPSKPKIWTENYSGWFLSFGYAVPYRPVEDLAFAVARFFEYGGTFQNYYMYFGGTNFGRTVGGPLVATSYDYDAPIDEYGFIRQPKWGHLRDLHKAIKQCEEYLISSDPVHKQLGNNLEAHIYYKSFNDCAAFLANYDSRSDANVTFNGNLYFLPAWSVSILPDCKNVIFNTAKIVSQRSLGDASFAQSTSVNEISLEPTVWSWYKEKVGIWGNNSFMEPVLLEQVNTTKDTSDFLWYSTSVNADQEKDVVLNIESLGHAALLFVNKRLIAFGYGYHDDASFSLTQKISLNEGNNTLDLLSMMIGLQNFGPWFDVQGAGINSVVLIGSNHGKNNISSGKWTYQVGLEGEYLGLDKVSLANSSLWNQGTPLPVNKSLIWYKGVFVPPEGKGPLALNLSGMGKGQAWVNGQSIGRYWPAYLSPAKGCTEKCDYRGSYNPFKCLKKCGQPAQTLYHVPRTWVHPGENLLVLHEELGGDPSKISLLTRTGQEICSIVSEDDPPSTDSWKPNSEFKSQSPEVKLTCEKGWRITSINFASFGTFSGNCGTFTPGNCNADMLSIVQKVCIGEEGCSISVSAANLGDPCPGVLKSFAVEALCSD; encoded by the exons ATGGGAAGCAAGACTACTCTAGTATTAGCTTTACtgattgttttaatttttacatgtTATTGCTTTGAATGGGGATTGTGTGGTACAGTGAGTTATGATCATAGAGCTCTGGTAATCGATGGAAAGAGGCGGGTCTTGCAATCTGGTTCAATACATTATCCTCGTACTACTCCTGAG GTGTGGCCAGATATTATTAGAAAGTCGAAGGAAGGGGGATTGGACGTGATTGAGACCTATGTGTTTTGGAACTACCATGAGCCTGTGAGAGGACAG TACTATTTTGAAGGCAGGTTTGACCTGGTGAAGTTTGTGAAAACAGTTCAGGAAGCTGGTCTTCTGGTTCATCTGAGGATTGGACCATATGCCTGTGCTGAATGGAATTATGG CGGATTTCCAGTTTGGTTACACTTCATTCCTGGGATTCATTTTCGAACAACAAATGAACCATTCAAG GAGGAAATGAAGCGTTTCCTTGgaaaaattgtaaatttaatGAAGGAAGAGAATCTCTTTGCATCACAAGGTGGGCCAATCATTCTGGCTCAG GTTGAGAATGAATATGGGAACGTTGAATGGGCATATGGAGCTGCAGGAGAGTTATATGTCAAATGGGCTGCAGAAACTGCTGTTAGTATGAATACAAGTGTCCCTTGGGTGATGTGCCAACAAAAAGACGCCCCTGATCCAGTT ATAAATACTTGTAATGGATTCTACTGCGATCAGTTTACCCCAAATTCTCCTTCGAAACCAAAAATATGGACCGAGAACTATAGTGGATG GTTTCTTTCATTTGGTTATGCGGTTCCCTATCGACCTGTTGAGGACCTAGCATTTGCTGTTGCACGCTTTTTTGAATATGGCGGTACTTTTCAGAACTACTATATG TATTTTGGTGGAACCAACTTTGGAAGAACAGTTGGAGGGCCTCTGGTAGCAACAAGCTATGACTATGATGCCCCAATAGATGAATATG GCTTTATTAGACAGCCAAAATGGGGTCACCTACGTGACTTGCACAAGGCAATAAAGCAATGTGAAGAATATTTGATCAGCTCAGATCCAGTGCACAAGCAGCTTGGCAATAACTTAGAG gCACATATCTACTATAAATCTTTCAATGATTGTGCAGCGTTTCTTGCCAATTATGACAGCAGGTCAGATGCAAATGTTACTTTCAACGGAAATTTGTACTTTCTTCCTGCTTGGTCTGTGAGCATACTTCCAGATTGCAAGAATGTTATTTTTAACACTGCAAAG ATTGTTTCACAAAGAAGTCTTGGTGATGCTTCATTTGCTCAATCAACCTCTGTTAATGAGATATCACTGGAGCCAACAGTGTGGAGTTGGTATAAAGAAAAAGTGGGCATTTGGGGTAACAACTCATTTATGGAGCCAGTTCTATTAGAGCAGGTTAATACAACAAAAGATACCAGTGATTTTCTGTGGTACTCGACCAG TGTGAATGCTGATCAAGAGAAAGATGTCGTTTTAAATATTGAGAGTTTGGGGCATGCAGCTCTACTTTTTGTAAACAAAAGGCTTATAG CATTTGGATATGGTTATCATGATGATGCAAGCTTTTCACTCACTCAGAAGATTAGTCTAAATGAAGGAAATAACACACTGGATTTGTTAAGTATGATGATCGGTCTACAG AACTTTGGACCATGGTTTGATGTTCAAGGAGCTGGAATTAATTCTGTTGTGCTTATTGGCTCTAATCACGGCAAGAATAATATTTCTTCTGGAAAATGGACCTATCAG GTGGGACTTGAAGGGGAATACCTTGGACTGGATAAGGTCAGTCTAGCAAATAGTTCACTGTGGAATCAAGGGACTCCTCTACCTGTTAATAAGAGTTTGATATGGTACAAG gGCGTGTTTGTCCCTCCTGAAGGGAAGGGTCCTTTAGCCTTGAATCTCAGTGGCATGGGAAAAGGTCAAGCTTGGGTTAATGGACAGAGCATAGGACGATATTGGCCTGCCTATCTCTCACCAGCAAAAGGTTGCACTGAAAAATGTGATTATAGAGGATCTTATAACCCATTTAAATGTCTGAAGAAATGTGGTCAGCCAGCTCAAACACT GTATCATGTCCCACGCACATGGGTTCACCCTGGTGAAAACCTACTGGTCCTACATGAAGAGCTAGGGGGAGACCCTTCAAAGATTTCTCTGCTAACAAGAACTGGCCAAGAGATATGTTCAATTGTGTCAGAGGATGATCCACCATCAACTGACTCTTGGAAACCAAACTCAGAATTCAAGTCTCAAAGCCCTGAAGTTAAACTGACCTGTGAAAAAGGATGGCGTATTACATCAATCAACTTTGCTAGTTTTGGAACCTTTTCTGGAAATTGTGGCACATTCACTCCAGGAAACTGCAATGCTGACATGTTATCCATTGTTCAAAAG GTTTGCATTGGTGAAGAAGGGTGTTCAATCTCTGTATCAGCTGCCAATCTTGGTGACCCTTGTCCTGGAGTTCTCAAAAGCTTCGCAGTTGAAGCTCTTTGCAGCGACTAA